Below is a window of Brassica napus cultivar Da-Ae chromosome A5, Da-Ae, whole genome shotgun sequence DNA.
CTGAAGGAGAGAAGGCTAAAGCAGCAACAGGTGAAAACGAAAAATGCACAAATGTTTGTGTTGCCAGTGACTGTGTTAAAGGCACAATGAACGTTTGCTTACTAGTATGAAACATTTTGTGTGACTAGTTCTCTCAAAGGCTGTGAAAAGAGGGAAGGAAGAAGGTTACGATGTTGTACTGTGTGATACATCTGGACGTGAGTACACAAGATTTTGCTAGTTGTCTTGTAGAACATACGGATACATTGTTTTACCGATCTGAGGTGTATTTAATTATGTTTGGTTAAGGTCTCCATACTAATTACAGCTTGATGGAGGAGTTGATTGCGTGCAAAAAAGCAGTAGGCAAGGTTGTCTCTGGTGCACCTAATGTGAGTGAGCTTATCTACTTATCTCAGTGTGTTGCCTTGCTTTTATTACACTTACTAGTCTCCATTTTTCGTCCAAGAGTtagctaaaattattaattttcaacTGGTATTGTCAGGAGATCCTACTTGTACTTGATGGAAATACCGGTCTGAACATGCTTCCACAAGCTAGGGAATTCAACGAGGTACACCATCTAAACCTAGTGCTTCTCGCTCACCAAGCTATAAACTCTTGAGGAATCTTGCtcactcttttttttgtcaggTTGTTGGTATTACAGGTTTGATATTGACGAAACTTGATGGGTCTGCTAGAGGAGGCTGTGTGGTAAACAAACTCCCCCATAAATTTCAATATCCAGTCTTAATTTTTTATCGGCTCATCGTAAACCCGTTCACTGCATCTCTTGCAGGTCAGTGTGGTTGAGGAATTAGGCATTCCAGTAAAGTTTATAGGTGTAGGAGAAGCTGTAGAAGATCTCCAACCATTTGATTCAGAGGCCTTTGTTAACGCTATATTCTCCTGAGTCACAACAAAACCTGATTTTTCCAACTAGTATCCGAAGCAGGCAAGAGAGACAAATGTGCTTTTTGCCTGAGATGAAAATAGAGCCATTCCTTCAAGTTTCTTGGATATGTTAAGGGTCGTCAAAGGGATCATCGTGCAAGTTTTGTGATTGTTTTAACGATGTGacagaataataaataatctATGGCACACAAGAGTGATCACTTGCACAAGAACTAACGAGCCAGAGAAGTTACTTGTATCATACATTACTACTCTGTATCTTTATTAATGTTGTATTAATATAAGCTATTAATGTTAAATAAAAGTCATATagtaaatttgattttaatgcGTCACGATTAGTTTTATGGACCAATCACACATCTCTAGGACAAAAAGTGAGAGGACCATGTATTAAGCGACACTCTTTCGTTAGAGATCAGATCGGtccaaattttatataatcacatcatcttcttccgCCATTATCATCTTCCAATTtgaaaacttcttccaccacaTTCAATGGCGGCCAAGAAGCCAGGAGTGATCGCTTTGTTCGACGTCGACGGTACTCTCACAGCTCCAAGGAAGGAAGCTACTCCAGAACTGCTCCATTTCATCAAAGAATTGCGCAAGGTATATGTCTCATTGATTGCTTCTCTGACTCTGAGCTGTGTTTTATGCCTGGTtagtgttcgatgaaatgtctgtGAGAGTTTCAGGTTGTCACTGTTGGAGTCGTCGGTGGATCTGATCTAACCAAGATATCTGAGCAGCTTGGCAAAACAGGTAACAGAGATGTTTTTGATCAGATCGAGAattaaaattcttagaaattcGATTTTGTATCTAAAAGAAATGATCTTTTTCCTACATTGATGACAATGGTCTCTCTCTTTTGTTATGTCTCTGTATATTGGGATAGCTGCTGATCATTATTAGCGTGTTTTTGATTTCTCcaagtctctctctttatctgTTTTTATTAATAGGGAATCTAAGATCTGTGCTCTACCTTCTTGCCTTGTGAGTCTCCaatctattttgtaatttttttttgcagttacTACGGACTATGATTATTGTTTCTCTGAGAATGGTCTTGTTGCTCACAAAGATGGGAAACCCATTGGAATCCAGGTGCATATGAAACAATggcttttacttgtccacattGCTGCTTGATTGTTTCTTTTGTTCCTTAATAGTttgtgatcttttttttttttttatcagagcCTGAAGCTGCACCTTGGAGAAGATAAACTCAAGGTAGAGCACATACCATTGTCCCTCATGTGTAGTAGATAGCACTAGTTGCTTTAATGGTTTAATTGGTGGTGAAGCTTATGCAAGTACATACATGTTTTGACTAGTTCGTGATAGCGTGAAATTGATGAATGCAGGAGTTGATAAAATTCACGCTGCACTACATTGCAGACTTGGATATTCCAATCAAAAGGTACAGTAtgaagaagatcaacaacatCTAGTCTCTAGTAATGTTTTAATCATTCATTATAGAGGGTATTAAAGATTGTCTCTTCTTGAAATTTGTATACACAGGGGAACATTTATAGAGTTCCGAAATGGAATGCTCAATGTGTCACCTATTGGTCGCAACTGCAGCCAAGAAGAAAGAGACGAATTCGAGAGATATGATAAGGTAAAAAGAAACTACCTACTTCTGTTTAATCATGAGCACTGTTTAGTGATATCATTCAACATTTTCTTGTCTTTAAAAGGTACAAAACATTCGACCAAAGATGGTGGCTGAACTTCGTGAGCGGTTTGCGCATCTTAACCTTACTTTCTCCATTGGAGGACAGATTAGCTTCGATGTGAGTAGTAATCAAATACGTGGATTATAACAATTTCTTATTATCTACTTTTTGTTAAGTGTAGTTTCATTGTTATGACTCAGGTCTTCCCTAAAGGTTGGGATAAGACTTACTGCTTGCAATACCTTGAAGACTTCAATGAAATCCATTTCTTCGGTGACAAAACCTATGAGGTAACTATTATACAAATATTCTCGAGTAATTCTTGCATGATTTTCCGTTGAAATTCATGTGTAAAAGCACGGCTTTGACTTATGTAGGGTGGAAACGATTATGAAATCTATGAATCACCAAAAACTATAGGCCATTCAGGTCAGTTACTTGTATAAATCATCAGctagtctctctctctgtttgttAATCTCTGTGTGTTTGTGTTGGTGACGATGTCATGACAAGTCGGATTGTTTATTTTGCGCTGCAGTTACGAGTCCAGATGACACAATGGCGAAATGCAAGGCTCTATTCATGTCTTGAAACACCTATCCATCTCAAGAACACTGTGTCAGAGTTTTATTATTCTTGGGGATTTTTATGCAACTTTGTTTATTTACATTACAAATGGAGAGAAGTATGTTTGGCATATTGATActataagttttgaattttgattcataaaaataaaatatttggttACAATCTTTGTTTCAGAACAAGAACTGGTTCTCATAGGTAAATATCaaagaaaattatcattttcacttttataaaaaaaaattggatgttAAGGGTTTGCTTACAACAGATTCTCTCCAAATAAGCTTTTAACTTTACAAaagaatttacaaaaaaataaatattgtatacATACATAAAAGCATATAAAACTTCAAACTTGAGAACTGATAAAGATAGTACCTCCACCACATTCAAGACTCAGCCACAGGCTCAGTCTCTTCTCCACCTGCAGCTTCAGgagctgcttcttcttctcctcctccttctcccTCGGGAATCGAGGCATTATCTTCAGGTTTCTGTTCTTCAGAAGGCGGAGAAGAGGCACCAGAAGAAGCGGATCGACGGTGCTTAGCTGCAGCTTGATGAACATTATTGTAACTTCCTTTCTCGAGAAAGAGCTGGTTGAAATGGACTTTACAGTAGAGTACACCGTTGAGAGAGGCGTAAGAAGAGTGAGTCAAAGGACAGCCACTGTGTGCACACTTGAAGCAAGTCTTGTGGTAACACTCTCCTTCCATGTTTACTTTCTCAAGTGGATAAACGGTTTTGTGACAAGTCGCACATTTGTCTTGTGTTCCACTGAAGAACGAAGATAACTTGCTCGGAGCTCGAGTcttgcagaaaaaaaaaacagataagaGATGTAATAAACATAGTCAGACAAAAGAGGAAAGTTACTAATTATAGTATGTTCGTTACCATATGATCATTAGACTTCTCTGTCTTTCCTGTCTGAAAATTCTTGCTGAAGTTTCCAGATTCTTTGAAAAGCTGTTCGAAGTGAGTCTTGCAGTAAAGAACTCCATCCATGGATGAGTAGTTACTTATCACGAGAGTGCCATTGCAATGGCTGCATCTGAAGCATGATTTGTGATAAGTGTTCCCCTCTAAAGTCAACAAATCCATCACGTAGACGGTTTTGTCACATGCCTTGCATTTATCCAACGTTCCTGTAAACGCCATTTttcaatatcttcttcttcttttagtcTCCAGACACGGCTCAACGAGAATACAAAAACAAAGGATCAGTTGTTTCTTTCTTGTCATCTACGAGTTGTTATGTCTTATTTATCAAAGTTTCTTGGTTAAAGAACTTTTGGTTCCAATGGTAGAGATAGGAAAGAGGAGAAACCATTGTTTATTTTTACgatcatctttctttctttttttagtttCCGAAAGCAAACGAAGGGTTGCACTTTCTTGACGTTTTCAGGCCAGAGCTCTATTTTTGAAATTCGTGGTGAATAATAACAATAGTAAAAGTCAGGATGTTGTTTCAGAATTATTAAAAACTTAAggaagttattttaaaataaatcatgtaGATGGATAGGACATATGAGTGAAGAAGtctcagtaaaaaaaaaatctattatgtgaattattaaatttaaaattttttagacAGTATTTATAATAACCttaaaatctgattttttttctttatcctAGAAAAGATAATTTTTCCTAATTTTAGAATACATACCGTACTCAGAATGTTGGTGTTTTTTACTCGTGTACTGAAATTTAAGGCATTTCCAGGATTAACATTTCTTTCTTCTATGAGTTAGTTGATTAGTGAAAACTTCCTTGCTGTATTAGTTTGCATTTCATAAAGGGCT
It encodes the following:
- the LOC106450880 gene encoding phosphomannomutase, which produces MAAKKPGVIALFDVDGTLTAPRKEATPELLHFIKELRKVVTVGVVGGSDLTKISEQLGKTVTTDYDYCFSENGLVAHKDGKPIGIQSLKLHLGEDKLKELIKFTLHYIADLDIPIKRGTFIEFRNGMLNVSPIGRNCSQEERDEFERYDKVQNIRPKMVAELRERFAHLNLTFSIGGQISFDVFPKGWDKTYCLQYLEDFNEIHFFGDKTYEGGNDYEIYESPKTIGHSVTSPDDTMAKCKALFMS
- the LOC106450878 gene encoding LIM domain-containing protein PLIM2a, giving the protein MAFTGTLDKCKACDKTVYVMDLLTLEGNTYHKSCFRCSHCNGTLVISNYSSMDGVLYCKTHFEQLFKESGNFSKNFQTGKTEKSNDHMTRAPSKLSSFFSGTQDKCATCHKTVYPLEKVNMEGECYHKTCFKCAHSGCPLTHSSYASLNGVLYCKVHFNQLFLEKGSYNNVHQAAAKHRRSASSGASSPPSEEQKPEDNASIPEGEGGGEEEAAPEAAGGEETEPVAES